From Zhongshania aliphaticivorans, one genomic window encodes:
- a CDS encoding PaaI family thioesterase, which translates to MNDLELHQLINRVPYAQTLGIQVGGENDCFLLPTKKSNIGNPTLPALHGGAIAGFMELSAMMYVLRHSNSEKFPKVVDFAVDYVRAGKYVATHSRCKLIYLGRRMINVSISAWQEDEAAPIAMARAQFLVKE; encoded by the coding sequence ATGAATGATTTGGAATTGCATCAACTTATTAACCGAGTTCCTTATGCGCAAACGCTTGGTATACAAGTGGGAGGGGAGAACGATTGCTTTTTGTTACCGACCAAAAAGAGCAATATCGGCAACCCGACACTGCCAGCGTTACATGGTGGGGCAATTGCTGGTTTTATGGAGTTGTCGGCAATGATGTATGTCTTGCGGCATAGCAACAGTGAAAAATTTCCCAAGGTGGTCGATTTCGCGGTGGACTATGTGCGTGCAGGCAAGTATGTGGCTACACATTCGCGCTGCAAGTTGATCTATCTCGGTAGGCGAATGATTAACGTGAGTATAAGTGCGTGGCAGGAAGATGAAGCTGCGCCTATAGCAATGGCTAGGGCGCAGTTTTTGGTTAAAGAGTGA
- a CDS encoding NahK/ErcS family hybrid sensor histidine kinase/response regulator: protein MLANQWVVLLAFSYVGCLFLIAWWADRHTQRSSLLRALVYSLSLAVYCSSWTFFGAVGQAVNDGWSFVPIYLGPILLFVLAWPFIRRLSVVSTRNRVTSIADFIGSRYGKHQFLAALVTFIAVVGSLPYIALQLKAVTQAWLTVQRLWQPNLIENHSSTSFIAALILVVFTVAFGTRVVDKRHRHRGLMAAIAVESVVKLIAFLAVGVFAISLVFGAEAKDLVLDYGQLGGWPEPINFITQLVLAAAAIVCLPRQFHVMVVEHHSRRDMRLARWIFPAYLALFCIMIAPIAVLGQSLLGGGLSPYSGSADMFVVTAPLAAGSNSLAVVAMLGGLSAATGMVIVACVTLSVMICNEWMVPLWQFFNRAHSINAKWLQKARRAAIAAVLLAAWFLEQQLNNRAGLASLGLLSFAAAAQLLPAIIAALYWPRAHSRGVIIGLFVGGALWFYCLLLPALLGPLHPLLAQGLLGSQWLRPEALFGVDFLDPLSHGVFWSLLLNCLSLALVSGFSRFRAIELRQARAFTQLQRDWAYQKADFALTKIESWQLQRMLTPLLGRERSQQLWQRFEHRLGQRLLPNDPVPSFVVKEVESALAAIVGAVSAHRTLDLLQRKKPLELDEFVLLIGDSSKQLQFGQDLLQITLETVPQGISVVDANLDLVAWNSRYMELFGFPERLLYIGCPIARVYQFNAERGYLQNADTDVDAAIARRLALLSDGKSYRLERSLPNGLVIEICGTPMANGGYVTTYTDISEYRRMFNELDETKNQLERRVIERTAALSAANDSLAHENQARAKIERELNTVYASKSRFLAAASHDLLQPISAARLFTAALAHRTAATELAAEVGHIDAALTGAESLITSLREVARLDSGNIRLDRRDFCLSDLLEPLARECGLLAEQNGLALHFRPSNVWVYSDQQLLRRVVQNFLSNALRYTRTGGVLLGCRRRGDSVLIQVWDTGPGISLLDQQRVFDEFERGQRLDHNDAEKGLGLGLSIVQRISRLLGHEVSLHSIEGRGSVFAIRVPLGQRQERRFIADTPRLQSELAGISVLCIDNEVAIRAGMHALLSQWGCKVFTGANLGEVLAQWRLDTAPDIVLADFHLDGGETGLELLQALNYHWHTRLPAVVISADNSAEIRGQVEDSGYQFLAKPVKPAALRGLIRQLVLRA, encoded by the coding sequence GTGCTGGCAAACCAGTGGGTTGTGTTACTGGCGTTTAGTTACGTTGGTTGTTTGTTTTTAATTGCGTGGTGGGCCGATCGGCATACCCAGCGCTCATCGCTGCTGCGTGCCCTGGTGTATAGCTTGTCGCTGGCGGTGTACTGCAGTTCTTGGACCTTTTTTGGTGCGGTTGGCCAGGCAGTTAATGACGGCTGGTCCTTTGTCCCCATCTATCTTGGCCCCATTTTGCTGTTTGTTTTGGCCTGGCCGTTTATTCGCCGCCTGTCGGTAGTGAGTACTCGCAATAGAGTAACCTCGATTGCCGACTTCATTGGTTCGCGCTATGGCAAACACCAGTTTCTTGCCGCCTTGGTGACATTTATTGCGGTGGTTGGCAGCTTGCCCTATATCGCCCTGCAATTAAAAGCCGTGACTCAAGCCTGGTTAACAGTTCAGCGCCTGTGGCAACCCAATTTAATTGAAAATCACAGCAGCACCAGTTTTATAGCCGCCTTAATTTTAGTGGTTTTTACGGTGGCCTTTGGCACCCGGGTGGTGGATAAGCGTCACCGCCACCGAGGTTTGATGGCTGCGATAGCGGTCGAGTCGGTGGTTAAACTCATTGCTTTTCTTGCGGTTGGGGTGTTCGCGATCAGCTTGGTATTTGGCGCAGAGGCGAAGGACCTTGTCCTTGATTACGGCCAATTAGGGGGCTGGCCAGAGCCGATTAATTTTATCACACAGCTGGTGTTGGCGGCGGCAGCGATTGTGTGTTTGCCAAGGCAGTTTCACGTAATGGTGGTTGAACACCATAGCCGTCGGGATATGCGCCTTGCGCGGTGGATATTCCCAGCCTACCTTGCGCTGTTTTGTATCATGATCGCGCCAATAGCGGTACTCGGGCAATCGCTCTTAGGAGGTGGCTTGTCGCCTTATAGTGGCAGCGCCGATATGTTTGTGGTGACCGCGCCGCTGGCAGCAGGCAGCAATAGCTTGGCTGTCGTGGCAATGCTGGGTGGTTTGTCAGCCGCGACGGGCATGGTGATAGTGGCCTGTGTGACCTTGTCGGTGATGATTTGTAATGAATGGATGGTGCCACTTTGGCAGTTTTTTAATCGCGCCCACAGTATTAATGCTAAGTGGCTGCAAAAGGCGCGTCGCGCCGCAATAGCAGCGGTGTTGCTCGCGGCGTGGTTTTTGGAGCAGCAGCTGAATAATCGCGCGGGCTTGGCGTCACTCGGGCTATTGTCATTTGCCGCGGCAGCGCAATTGTTGCCGGCTATCATTGCAGCCTTGTATTGGCCGAGGGCGCATTCCCGTGGCGTGATCATTGGCTTGTTTGTGGGCGGCGCGCTGTGGTTTTACTGCTTGTTGCTACCTGCCTTGTTGGGGCCCTTACACCCCTTGTTGGCGCAGGGCTTATTGGGTTCGCAGTGGTTGCGCCCGGAGGCGTTATTTGGGGTAGATTTTCTGGACCCACTGAGTCACGGTGTGTTTTGGAGCTTACTGCTTAACTGTCTGAGTTTGGCGCTGGTGTCGGGGTTTAGTCGGTTTCGGGCAATTGAATTGCGTCAGGCGCGGGCCTTTACCCAATTGCAGCGGGATTGGGCCTACCAAAAAGCCGATTTTGCCCTGACTAAAATTGAAAGCTGGCAATTGCAACGCATGCTAACGCCGCTATTAGGGCGCGAGCGCAGTCAGCAATTATGGCAGCGTTTTGAGCATCGCCTGGGGCAGCGTTTATTGCCGAATGATCCGGTGCCGAGCTTTGTTGTGAAGGAAGTTGAGTCGGCCCTGGCGGCGATTGTGGGTGCCGTGTCAGCACACCGCACCTTGGATTTGTTACAACGTAAGAAGCCTTTAGAGCTAGATGAGTTTGTGCTTCTCATTGGTGATAGCTCTAAACAATTGCAGTTTGGTCAGGATTTGCTGCAAATTACCCTCGAAACCGTTCCTCAGGGCATTAGTGTGGTTGACGCTAATTTGGACTTGGTGGCGTGGAATAGCCGCTATATGGAGTTATTTGGGTTTCCGGAACGCTTACTGTATATCGGTTGCCCCATTGCGCGGGTTTATCAATTCAATGCTGAGCGGGGCTATTTGCAAAATGCCGATACCGATGTGGATGCGGCGATTGCGCGGCGCTTGGCGCTACTCAGCGACGGCAAATCCTATCGGCTAGAGCGGAGCTTGCCCAATGGCTTAGTGATTGAAATATGCGGAACGCCAATGGCCAACGGCGGCTATGTAACGACCTACACCGATATTAGTGAATATCGCCGTATGTTCAATGAACTGGATGAAACCAAAAACCAGTTAGAGCGCCGTGTAATTGAGCGCACCGCCGCATTGAGCGCTGCGAATGACTCACTGGCCCATGAAAATCAGGCGCGGGCCAAAATTGAACGGGAATTAAATACCGTTTACGCCAGTAAAAGCCGTTTTCTGGCGGCGGCCAGTCACGATTTATTGCAGCCGATTAGTGCGGCACGCTTGTTTACTGCGGCATTGGCTCACCGCACCGCAGCGACTGAGTTGGCTGCAGAGGTGGGGCATATTGACGCGGCATTGACCGGCGCCGAAAGCCTGATTACCTCCTTGCGGGAAGTCGCCCGTTTAGACTCGGGAAATATACGGCTAGATCGCCGCGACTTTTGTTTAAGCGACCTGCTTGAGCCATTGGCGCGGGAGTGCGGCTTGCTTGCCGAGCAAAATGGTTTGGCTCTGCATTTTAGACCGAGCAATGTGTGGGTATACAGCGACCAGCAATTATTGCGGCGGGTTGTGCAAAACTTTCTGTCTAACGCCCTGCGCTATACCCGAACTGGCGGTGTGTTGCTGGGCTGTCGGCGTCGAGGCGATAGCGTCTTAATTCAGGTATGGGATACCGGGCCAGGTATATCGCTGCTGGATCAGCAGCGGGTGTTTGATGAGTTTGAACGCGGTCAGCGGCTTGATCACAATGATGCTGAAAAGGGCCTTGGTCTCGGGCTTTCTATTGTGCAACGAATTAGTCGCTTGCTGGGCCATGAAGTGTCGCTGCATTCCATTGAAGGCCGCGGTAGTGTCTTTGCTATCCGAGTGCCACTGGGTCAGCGGCAGGAGCGCCGATTTATTGCTGATACTCCTCGTTTGCAATCGGAATTGGCGGGAATCAGTGTGCTGTGTATCGACAATGAGGTCGCTATTCGCGCGGGTATGCATGCCTTGCTCAGTCAGTGGGGGTGCAAGGTGTTTACCGGCGCCAATCTCGGTGAAGTTTTGGCGCAGTGGCGCTTAGATACGGCGCCGGATATTGTTTTGGCGGACTTTCATTTGGATGGCGGTGAAACCGGCTTAGAGCTGTTGCAGGCACTGAATTATCACTGGCATACCCGTTTGCCCGCGGTGGTGATCAGCGCAGATAACAGTGCAGAAATACGTGGCCAAGTGGAGGATAGTGGCTATCAGTTTTTGGCGAAACCAGTAAAGCCTGCGGCACTGCGTGGGCTAATTCGGCAACTGGTATTGCGCGCATAG
- a CDS encoding DUF4212 domain-containing protein codes for MAFHSKELAKAYWRENVKLLLSLLFVWALVSFGFGIVFVDALNQIQFFGFKLGFWFAQQGSIYTFVVLIFVYVYKMNRLDEKYDVQED; via the coding sequence ATGGCATTTCATTCGAAAGAACTGGCGAAAGCCTATTGGCGAGAAAACGTGAAGCTCTTACTCAGCTTGCTCTTTGTATGGGCGCTAGTGTCGTTTGGCTTTGGAATTGTGTTTGTTGATGCGCTTAACCAAATCCAGTTTTTTGGTTTTAAGCTGGGGTTTTGGTTTGCTCAGCAGGGCTCGATATACACCTTTGTGGTACTGATTTTTGTGTATGTATACAAAATGAATCGCCTCGACGAAAAATACGATGTCCAAGAAGACTAG
- a CDS encoding response regulator, whose product MDTLRFIIADDHPLFRAALKASLSISFENCLVVEVASIAELQSVLATDTNSDLILLDLHMPDAQGFSGLIHLQAHYPEIPVLVVSASESPEVMCRAIDHGAAGFLPKSSQAETISLAIKAVLSGDRWLPEGIQFQTGQNSKEQKMASDIASLTPQQFRVASLLVQGLLNKQIAYELDITEATIKAHVTEIFRKLGVHSRTQAALAFSQLDVSPPDLP is encoded by the coding sequence ATGGACACACTGCGATTTATCATTGCCGACGATCACCCCTTGTTTCGCGCGGCACTTAAAGCAAGCCTCAGCATTAGTTTTGAGAACTGCCTTGTTGTTGAAGTAGCATCTATTGCAGAGTTACAAAGTGTTTTAGCGACTGACACGAATAGCGATCTAATCTTACTCGATTTACATATGCCAGACGCGCAGGGCTTTAGCGGTCTCATACACCTGCAAGCCCACTACCCTGAAATCCCCGTATTAGTGGTCTCGGCCAGCGAGAGCCCTGAGGTCATGTGCCGTGCCATTGACCACGGCGCCGCCGGTTTTTTGCCCAAAAGCAGTCAAGCAGAAACAATCAGCCTCGCTATTAAAGCCGTGCTTAGTGGCGACCGCTGGCTACCTGAAGGGATTCAATTTCAAACTGGGCAAAATAGCAAAGAGCAAAAAATGGCCAGCGATATTGCCAGTCTCACACCTCAGCAATTTCGCGTAGCCAGCCTGTTAGTACAAGGCCTGCTCAACAAGCAAATTGCCTATGAACTCGACATCACCGAAGCGACCATAAAAGCCCACGTCACTGAAATTTTTCGCAAGCTCGGCGTTCATTCCCGCACCCAAGCGGCGCTGGCATTCAGCCAATTAGATGTCAGCCCGCCAGACCTTCCCTAA
- a CDS encoding sodium:solute symporter family protein, which yields MDIRIWTFLIVGLSFVLYIAIAIYCRAGTTKEFYVAGGGVHPVVNGMATAADWMSAASFISMAGLISFMGYDGAVYLMGWTGGYVLLALCLAPYLRKFGKFTVPDFIGDRYYSQTARTVAVVCAIFVSFTYVAGQMRGVGVVFSRFLEVDITTGVILGMAIVFFYAVLGGMKGITYTQVAQYCVLMMAYLVPAIFISIMITGHVIPQFGFGATLADGSGISLLDKLDGLSAELGFAAYTSGTKSTMDVLFITAALMVGTAGLPHVIVRFFTVPKVKDARKSAGWALIFIAVLYTTAPAVAGFARLNMINTINGADSQGTEYSKAPTWVTNWEQTGLIGWEDKNDDGRMFYSGDERNEMHIDRDIMVLANPEIANLPAWVIALVAAGGVAAALSTSAGLLLVISTSISHDLLKRNLMPNISDKLELRYARGAAAVAVCIAGYLGINPPGFVAQVVAFAFGLAASSFFPAIILGIFYKRMNKYGAISGMVSGIVFTATYIVYFKFINPAASVPANWWFGVSPEGIGTLGMLVNFVVAGVVCHFTPAPPQDVQDMVESIRYPQGSGEAQVH from the coding sequence ATGGATATTAGAATCTGGACGTTTTTAATTGTTGGTTTGAGTTTTGTATTGTATATCGCCATAGCGATTTACTGTCGGGCCGGTACCACCAAAGAATTTTACGTGGCCGGGGGCGGTGTTCACCCCGTTGTTAACGGCATGGCGACGGCAGCAGACTGGATGAGTGCGGCCTCGTTTATCTCAATGGCCGGTCTTATTTCCTTTATGGGCTACGACGGCGCAGTCTATTTAATGGGCTGGACTGGGGGCTATGTTTTGCTAGCGCTCTGCTTGGCGCCTTACTTGCGTAAGTTTGGCAAATTTACCGTGCCGGACTTTATTGGTGACCGCTACTACTCGCAAACGGCGCGAACTGTGGCTGTGGTCTGCGCGATTTTTGTGTCCTTCACCTATGTGGCTGGGCAAATGCGAGGGGTCGGGGTCGTGTTCAGTCGCTTTCTGGAGGTAGATATTACCACCGGGGTGATATTGGGTATGGCCATTGTATTCTTCTACGCCGTATTGGGCGGCATGAAGGGTATCACCTATACACAGGTTGCTCAGTACTGCGTACTAATGATGGCTTATTTAGTGCCCGCGATCTTTATCTCGATCATGATCACTGGGCATGTGATTCCCCAATTCGGCTTTGGTGCAACCTTGGCAGACGGCTCGGGGATAAGTTTGCTTGATAAGCTCGATGGCTTGTCGGCGGAGCTCGGTTTTGCCGCCTATACCAGTGGCACTAAGTCGACGATGGATGTCTTGTTTATTACTGCTGCCTTAATGGTTGGCACGGCGGGCTTGCCCCATGTAATTGTGCGTTTCTTCACGGTTCCTAAGGTAAAAGACGCACGTAAATCTGCGGGCTGGGCGCTGATTTTTATCGCGGTTCTGTATACCACTGCACCTGCGGTTGCTGGTTTTGCTCGCCTGAATATGATCAATACCATCAACGGCGCTGATAGTCAGGGTACTGAGTACAGCAAAGCGCCGACGTGGGTAACCAACTGGGAACAAACTGGCTTGATTGGCTGGGAAGATAAAAACGACGATGGTCGTATGTTCTACTCAGGTGACGAGCGCAATGAAATGCACATAGATCGCGACATTATGGTCTTGGCCAATCCTGAAATTGCCAATCTGCCAGCCTGGGTTATTGCCCTTGTTGCAGCGGGTGGTGTAGCCGCAGCGCTGTCTACTTCGGCAGGCTTGCTACTGGTTATATCAACGTCGATCTCTCACGATTTGCTGAAGCGTAATTTAATGCCGAATATCTCGGATAAGTTAGAGCTACGCTACGCTCGTGGGGCTGCAGCCGTTGCAGTGTGCATCGCTGGGTATTTAGGCATTAATCCGCCGGGCTTTGTGGCGCAGGTGGTGGCCTTTGCCTTTGGTTTGGCGGCATCGAGTTTCTTCCCGGCGATTATCCTTGGCATCTTCTATAAGCGCATGAATAAATACGGCGCAATTTCAGGCATGGTTAGTGGCATTGTGTTTACCGCTACATATATCGTGTACTTCAAATTTATCAACCCTGCGGCAAGCGTGCCTGCCAACTGGTGGTTTGGTGTGTCACCAGAAGGCATTGGCACCCTGGGCATGCTGGTGAACTTTGTGGTTGCCGGTGTGGTTTGTCACTTTACGCCAGCACCTCCACAAGACGTGCAGGATATGGTAGAGAGTATTCGCTACCCACAGGGATCGGGTGAAGCTCAGGTTCATTAA
- a CDS encoding DcaP family trimeric outer membrane transporter produces MNKKWTLANLTGQASPSSLIACLAFAVLPLPVVADAAASATPYLETLEQRVADLEKVLAEKDATSKTQQVKGATEYAFGGYIKLDVIASQYSDGERALAGVGDDFLVASVIPVGGESGDTHLDMHAKHSRIWFKTTTATELGTVGSYIEMDFGVNQIGDERISNSAASRIRHAYLNWQYDADSSILAGQTWSTFFNVGSLPDILDFVGPVGTLFERQAQLRWTRALSATSSLMLAVENPSSGLYGEDGSAAGASAYDNNALPDTVLRYNAKSGDFSYSFAALLRELAYKQNFTNSQAQAIRGDDSVYGYGLSFAGIWQFGADDVRLQISAGNALGRYLGLQTYRDGVIADNGDIDLIDTVGGYIAYRHFWAPKWRSSLVLSASSADNPNTVAATTAASYQSAHANLIYAPIAGLNFGVEYIRATKNNERPVNSDDSGDVDRLQFSAKYTF; encoded by the coding sequence ATGAATAAAAAATGGACTCTGGCTAACTTGACTGGCCAAGCGTCGCCGTCAAGCTTGATTGCGTGCTTGGCTTTTGCCGTGCTACCCCTGCCGGTTGTTGCAGACGCTGCGGCTTCCGCGACACCGTATTTAGAGACGCTAGAGCAGCGAGTTGCAGATTTAGAGAAAGTACTTGCTGAAAAAGACGCAACATCCAAGACACAGCAAGTTAAAGGCGCTACTGAATATGCCTTCGGCGGGTATATAAAACTGGATGTCATTGCCAGCCAATATAGCGATGGCGAGCGGGCCTTGGCGGGGGTGGGAGATGATTTTCTCGTCGCCTCAGTGATTCCGGTGGGGGGGGAGTCTGGCGACACCCATCTTGATATGCATGCCAAGCATTCGCGCATTTGGTTTAAAACCACTACTGCTACCGAGCTTGGTACCGTGGGCAGTTATATTGAGATGGATTTTGGCGTGAATCAAATTGGCGATGAGCGTATCAGCAACTCCGCCGCATCGCGTATTCGACACGCGTATTTAAACTGGCAGTACGATGCCGACAGTTCAATACTGGCTGGTCAGACGTGGAGCACGTTTTTTAATGTGGGCAGCTTACCCGATATCCTCGACTTTGTTGGCCCCGTGGGTACCTTGTTTGAGCGTCAGGCGCAATTGCGCTGGACCCGTGCGTTGAGTGCGACAAGTTCGCTGATGCTGGCAGTGGAAAACCCCTCGAGTGGCTTATACGGTGAAGATGGCTCTGCCGCAGGAGCTAGCGCTTACGATAATAATGCCCTGCCCGATACGGTGCTACGCTATAACGCAAAGTCAGGTGATTTTAGTTATAGCTTTGCGGCGTTGCTACGGGAGCTTGCCTATAAGCAAAATTTTACTAACAGTCAGGCACAGGCGATACGCGGTGACGACAGTGTGTATGGCTACGGCTTGAGCTTTGCAGGTATTTGGCAATTCGGCGCAGATGATGTTCGGCTGCAGATCAGTGCCGGTAATGCCCTAGGGCGTTATCTTGGTTTGCAAACTTATCGGGACGGCGTTATTGCCGACAATGGCGATATCGACTTAATTGATACCGTGGGAGGCTATATTGCCTACCGGCATTTTTGGGCGCCAAAATGGCGTAGTAGTTTGGTGTTGTCGGCCAGCTCTGCCGATAACCCTAATACGGTTGCAGCCACTACGGCGGCCTCTTATCAAAGTGCCCACGCCAATCTCATTTACGCGCCAATCGCAGGGCTCAATTTTGGCGTTGAATATATTCGCGCGACTAAAAATAACGAGCGACCGGTGAATAGTGACGATAGCGGCGATGTTGATCGTCTACAATTTAGTGCGAAATACACGTTTTAA
- a CDS encoding PaaI family thioesterase: protein MALDLEELHRFVNTVLKANDGDHFTTLGIRSEYVELHRVGMSMPYSDALIGDPDTGVIHGGAITALLDSCCGFAAATALDDLAMVPTIDLRIDYMRAATPSLTVYADAEVYRVSESVIFTRAIAHHGDAGQAIAAAVGNFFRMELALFTDMRREFRAAQKLKQSGQKSRGSDNE, encoded by the coding sequence ATGGCATTGGATTTAGAAGAGCTACATCGCTTTGTTAATACTGTGCTGAAAGCGAATGACGGTGATCATTTTACGACATTAGGAATTCGTTCAGAATATGTTGAGTTGCACCGAGTTGGCATGTCGATGCCATACAGCGACGCGCTGATTGGCGACCCAGACACTGGGGTTATTCACGGTGGAGCAATCACCGCTTTGTTGGATAGCTGTTGTGGCTTTGCTGCGGCGACCGCATTAGATGATTTGGCCATGGTGCCGACTATCGATTTGCGTATTGATTATATGCGCGCTGCGACGCCAAGCCTTACGGTATATGCCGACGCTGAGGTGTATCGCGTATCTGAAAGTGTAATTTTCACCAGAGCCATTGCTCACCACGGGGATGCTGGTCAGGCAATTGCAGCCGCTGTTGGTAATTTCTTCCGAATGGAGCTCGCGTTGTTTACCGATATGCGTCGTGAGTTTCGTGCAGCGCAAAAATTGAAACAATCAGGGCAGAAGTCCCGTGGTAGCGACAATGAATGA
- a CDS encoding phage head spike fiber domain-containing protein translates to MFKQALLFVLIFLSPSMLLAAPLNNLKSFQIESVVAGDDGPIGRYYSLRAYNSGAHDRVQDIAPDQRGGSKVLSAYFKDTGRRWVYLATRKSGVIHRSYFDLLSGNIGQASAEHNPEVMPIGDGWYRISIGYNAENVTSVHLGIAGQNGSPYFSGQTNLDRVYFSAPDISDRPASGASPSAIIPQKGLWVWRADPVLDIEKRTELLSFMLNKGLNTAYIDARIPVLNNHYMLSEFIRTFQSRGIAVELMFGKPEWALRDHHHELLSLVDQAVEYSRRYPDARPTAIHLDIEAHLVSQWQDQRDWVANQLLDLLAEARSRAAVVGLPLVADMPVWWDSFAVSRYGASRPLHQWFIDATDRVALMDYRDTEQRIINDADEELRYASTQNKQVVLGVETMCIPPTLITFCEEGSANMEYVLQRVHSQLPANNRSYNGFAVHHYEAYRTMRR, encoded by the coding sequence ATGTTTAAACAAGCGTTATTGTTTGTTCTGATTTTTCTGTCGCCTAGCATGCTCTTGGCGGCGCCGCTCAATAATTTGAAATCCTTTCAGATTGAGTCTGTTGTCGCGGGAGACGACGGCCCTATTGGCCGATATTACTCCCTGCGCGCCTATAATAGCGGTGCACATGATAGGGTTCAGGATATTGCACCAGATCAGCGTGGCGGTAGCAAAGTGTTGTCTGCTTACTTTAAAGATACTGGTCGCCGCTGGGTGTATTTGGCTACCCGAAAAAGCGGTGTGATTCACCGTAGTTATTTTGATTTGCTAAGTGGCAATATTGGACAGGCGAGTGCAGAACATAATCCCGAAGTGATGCCGATTGGTGACGGTTGGTATCGTATTAGCATTGGCTATAACGCCGAAAATGTCACCAGCGTGCACTTAGGTATTGCAGGGCAAAATGGCAGTCCGTATTTTAGCGGGCAAACGAATTTGGATAGAGTGTATTTTTCTGCACCAGATATTAGTGATAGACCGGCGAGTGGCGCTAGCCCCAGTGCGATAATACCGCAAAAAGGGCTGTGGGTTTGGCGGGCTGATCCAGTGCTAGACATAGAAAAACGCACTGAATTACTGAGCTTTATGCTTAATAAGGGGCTGAATACCGCCTATATCGACGCCAGAATACCCGTCCTCAATAATCATTATATGCTCTCGGAGTTTATTCGAACTTTTCAGTCCCGGGGTATTGCCGTTGAGCTTATGTTTGGCAAGCCGGAATGGGCGCTGCGTGACCATCACCACGAGCTGTTGAGTTTGGTCGATCAGGCGGTTGAATACAGTCGCCGCTACCCAGATGCACGACCGACGGCGATTCACCTAGACATAGAAGCGCACTTGGTTTCACAGTGGCAAGATCAGCGCGACTGGGTCGCTAATCAATTATTAGACTTGCTGGCCGAGGCGCGCAGTCGTGCGGCAGTCGTTGGCTTGCCACTGGTTGCCGATATGCCAGTGTGGTGGGATAGCTTTGCGGTGAGTCGTTACGGGGCTTCTAGACCATTGCACCAGTGGTTTATTGACGCGACTGATCGGGTAGCGCTGATGGATTATCGTGACACCGAGCAGCGGATTATTAATGATGCTGATGAGGAGTTGCGCTATGCATCAACACAAAATAAGCAGGTAGTGCTTGGCGTTGAGACCATGTGTATTCCCCCAACGTTGATTACCTTTTGTGAAGAGGGGAGCGCAAATATGGAATATGTATTACAAAGAGTACACAGCCAATTGCCTGCTAATAATCGAAGCTACAATGGCTTCGCAGTTCATCATTACGAGGCTTATCGTACGATGCGGCGCTAG